The proteins below come from a single Leptotrichia sp. OH3620_COT-345 genomic window:
- a CDS encoding EndoU domain-containing protein: protein YNAKVIYTDPSKAPQLIDENGNIKSGTAYVGKDGMHTIIINTEDPKNSTRSGIIGMISEEGSHIIGKIEGRQIQTGTEEKGLESTRRATNEYFTDKYKKNDIPIKAKSDGKDYSNIDFGENVGDDRGACLSNGKVLVGCKGREPRKLTPEEQLQNDRITSFIVNLTPVGKYKIAAESIIGEDLVTKQKLSPIERLMPAYSIMKGVINSVNFGVKDNNFKKNEDNKKIDNNSNKNKKPVNKELHEKINNRGEGHYLNLQADKKVGNTTTKYRNFEHISKGEIQVNGKKVEVKGGHSTRNGIIIEEKLQEYPGGSYEAKIKIPDPNNPGKYLSKTNNNGKSTMFPDHWTENRIKVEIDNVLKNPKNFRKNSKWQGATSSGVVIEVIYRERKVITAYPIDPKKISK, encoded by the coding sequence TATAATGCAAAAGTAATATATACAGACCCGTCAAAAGCACCACAGTTGATAGATGAGAACGGTAATATCAAATCGGGAACGGCTTATGTAGGTAAAGATGGAATGCATACGATAATAATAAACACAGAAGACCCGAAGAATAGCACTCGTTCAGGAATAATAGGCATGATATCTGAAGAAGGCAGTCATATAATAGGGAAAATAGAAGGACGACAGATACAGACAGGGACAGAAGAAAAGGGACTTGAAAGTACGAGAAGAGCAACAAACGAATACTTTACCGATAAATACAAAAAGAATGATATTCCTATAAAAGCAAAGTCGGATGGAAAAGATTACAGTAATATTGATTTTGGTGAGAATGTGGGAGATGACAGGGGAGCGTGTTTATCAAATGGAAAAGTACTTGTTGGCTGTAAAGGCAGAGAACCGAGAAAGTTAACTCCGGAAGAGCAGTTACAAAATGACAGGATTACGAGCTTTATTGTAAATTTAACTCCTGTAGGAAAATACAAAATAGCAGCGGAATCTATAATAGGTGAAGATTTAGTTACAAAACAAAAGTTATCACCAATAGAAAGACTTATGCCTGCGTATTCTATTATGAAGGGTGTTATTAATTCAGTAAATTTTGGAGTTAAAGATAATAACTTTAAGAAAAATGAAGACAACAAAAAAATTGATAACAACAGTAATAAGAATAAAAAACCTGTTAATAAGGAATTACATGAAAAGATAAATAATAGAGGAGAAGGACATTATCTAAATTTACAAGCTGATAAAAAAGTAGGAAATACAACAACAAAATATAGGAATTTTGAACATATATCAAAAGGTGAAATACAAGTAAATGGCAAAAAAGTAGAAGTAAAAGGAGGACATTCGACACGAAATGGGATTATAATAGAAGAAAAGTTACAGGAATATCCGGGAGGTTCATATGAAGCCAAGATAAAAATACCAGATCCGAATAATCCGGGGAAATATTTATCGAAAACAAATAATAATGGAAAATCAACGATGTTTCCAGACCATTGGACAGAAAATAGAATAAAAGTAGAAATTGATAATGTTCTTAAAAATCCTAAAAATTTTCGTAAAAATAGCAAATGGCAAGGAGCAACATCGTCAGGGGTTGTAATAGAAGTTATTTATAGAGAAAGAAAAGTTATAACAGCTTATCCGATAGATCCTAAAAAAATATCAAAATAA
- a CDS encoding DUF5376 family protein, whose translation MKLIFEYVRHKNWETESYTKECDSFRIPSYIAEKMDYSDYMTIVLRNNILDETFLANYLGTVDLGLAEYVLDKLKDKSIDDSDIGSQGWEAYIENDKVMITVMFSTEDDEKVYIDRKEVTYAMLKWKKFLERKFDSPNYQEIINTEDVYK comes from the coding sequence ATGAAATTAATTTTTGAATATGTACGTCATAAAAATTGGGAAACTGAGAGCTATACTAAAGAATGTGATTCTTTTAGAATACCAAGTTATATAGCTGAAAAAATGGATTATAGTGATTACATGACCATAGTCTTAAGAAATAACATATTAGACGAAACTTTTTTAGCAAATTATTTAGGTACTGTAGATTTAGGTTTAGCAGAATATGTTTTAGATAAATTAAAAGATAAAAGTATAGATGATAGTGATATAGGTTCTCAAGGTTGGGAAGCATATATTGAAAATGATAAGGTTATGATTACAGTAATGTTTAGTACAGAAGATGATGAAAAGGTATATATAGATAGAAAAGAGGTAACATATGCAATGTTAAAGTGGAAAAAGTTTTTAGAACGAAAATTTGATAGTCCAAATTATCAAGAAATTATAAATACAGAAGATGTTTATAAATGA